atacacatataacccctccctagCCACACATCTAACCACACCcacaaaacaaaagtgcccgTTAGTGGCCACCTAACAtgcggggggtggggggtgctcTTTATATTGGGGCCTTTTGCGCCTCCAGATGTTGCCCTCCTTAGAGGCAGCTGCAGTCTCGCCTGCCGAGGACGGCTGCGGCTCCTTTAGGGGGCGGGGCTACGTACCGTCCCGGAAGTAATCAGACTCAGGACGCGGAGGAACACGTGGGTTGCATAGAGATTTGCAAAGAGTTGGTGAGATGGGTCCGGAGAACAAGAAACGGAAGATGGGGGACTCAGGGGCACCCGGTAATTCCCAACGAGCGCCCTGTCCGCCCAGGCTTCCTCCCCTGATCCAGGCCGGCGGGGGAGCGGAGGAGACCGGGGGGGCCTGTGCTGTTTCGGGATTCCTGGACTGGTGCAAGAAAATGGGGGTGGATCTGAACCACAAGGTGAGCATCACGCCCGGCCCTTGGAGAAAATGCTTGGGGGTGACTGTATCGGCGCATGTACAGGGTGCCCCTGGTATCTGTGAGGGTATAGGGTGCCCCTGAGGGCACATGGGGCATCGGTACAGAGTGGCTCCGAGTATCTGTGAGGGGACATGGGGTACCTGTGAGGGGACATGGGGTACCTGTGAGGGGACAGGGTGCCCCTGGGTATCTGAGGCTACATGGGGCATCGGTACTGGTCCGAGGTGTTACGGGTTATCTGTGAGGGTATATGGGGCATTGGTGCAGGTACAGGGTGTCCCTGCGTGTCTGTGAGGGTCCCTGGGTATCTGTGCGGGTATACAAGGCATCGGTACAGGGGGTCACTGTGTATCTGTGTGGGTACACATGGCCCCGGTACAGGATGTATGTTTGCTTTGTGCCCCTAGGTATATATCAGCACGTATGGCACCGTGTCGCAGTATGGCATGCTGGCAGAGGACGATCTACCTGCCGGGGAGGTTTTGTTCCGTCTTCCCAGATCTGCTCTTCTATCCCAAAACACAGCGAGGATTTGCAAACTACTGGAAAGAGGTAAACTGCCACGTCCCAAGCATGGTTAACACGAGGGACAGTGACACGTGTCTACGGCACGCTACCAGGGACCCGAGTGACTGGGTGACACGAGGGACGGCGACATGTCTACGGCACGTTACCAGGGACCCGAGTGACTGGGTGACAGAAGAGACGGTGACATGTCTACGGCGCGTTACCAGGGACCCGAGTGACTGGGTGACACGAGGGACGGTGACATGTCTACGGCGCGTTACCAGGGACCCGAGGGACGGTGACATGTCTACGGCGCGTTACCAGGGACTCGAGTGACTGGGTGACACGAGGGACGGTGACATGTCTACGGCGCGTTACCAGGGACCCGAGGGACGGTGACATGTCTACGGCCCGCTACCAGGGACCCGAGTGACTGGGTGACACGAGGGACGGTGACATGTCTACGGCGCGTTACCAGGGACCCGAGGGACGGTGACATGTCTATGGCGCGCTACCAGGGACCCGAGGGACGGTGACATGTCTATGGCGCGCTACCAGGGACCCGAGTGACTGGGTGACACGAGGGACGGTGACATGTCTATGGCGCGCTACCAGGGACCCGAGTGACTGGGTGACACGAGGGACGGTGACATGTCTACGGCGCGCTACCAGGGACCCGAGTGACTGGGTGACACGAGGGACGGTGACATGTCTACGGCGCGCTACCAGGGACCCGAGTGACTGGGTGACACGAGGGACGGTGACATGTCTACGGCGCGCTACCAGGGACCCGAGTGACCGTGTTGTAGGGTTAGTTTGCGGTAAGTTGCTGAATCCAGGCTACGGGTAACATGTTATAGCGAGTTAGTCGCGCGTTGCTTCCTGCAGCCTGCTCTCCGGAAGTTTCTCTGCCCGTCACGTACCGGAAGCGTTGTTCCTGGTGCCTCTCTCTGTACGTATCGGGGGCATCGGCTGTTCCTAACTGTTCTCCCGCTTCCCAGAACAGACGGTCCTGGACAGCACCTCTGGCTGGGTGCCCCTTCTCCTCGCACTCATGTATGAAGCGACAGACAGCACCTCGCCATGGGCTCCTTACTTTGGCCTGTGGCCTGAACTGAACCCTCCGGATCTGCCGATGTTCTGGTGAGCGACCTGCGGCCTTTCTTCCGCTTAGTGGCCCGTGACGCCTGCCATGTTAATGCCTCGAGGACGTTTAGTTTTATTTGCTAGTAGAATGTGGCGATCGAGTATCCGTTGCCTGCGCCACCTTCTCATATGTGTCTCTGTGTAAATGTAACCCCCGGGATGGTCCGCGCATGTTCCAGGTCAGAGGACGAGAGGAGGCAGCTCCTGCAGGGCACCGGGGTGGCGGAAGCTGTGGAGAAAGACCTGCGCAACATCGAACGTGAATACGACTCCGTCGTCCTTCCTTTTATCAGGAGACACCCAGAGACGTTCTGCGCGGAGAAGCACTCGCTGGATCTGTACAAGAGGCTGGTGGCATTCGTAATGGCTTACAGGTGAGAGGTCGCAGAGGTCAGAGGTTAAATACGTTACTACCAACACCATGTGTGAGACGGTGAGACGATCCTGCACGGTTACCACCACGGGGTAACTCTTTCTACCAGCAGCCCCACCGTGGACAGTCGGGGTAGGGCTCCCGTCACTCAATCACTTTACTGCTTCAGGGGTGCTATTTTGCTAAAATACCCCAGTGGGGTAACCACGACCGTGCAGCGGGGCGCCGTTTTTCTGGGGTCAAATGAGATAAAAGCAATGAATCGTTTTTACGATATTAATCACATTATCGTAAACGAGCTCTGCCAGCGCAGGAAGAAGCCCCGTGGGCAGTATTCGGGTAGATGCGCGGTGCcctgttatttttgtaatagtGATATGGCTGAGGGGGTGTATTTCAGCTGTATAAATAATCTGCTGCCCACTGGAAGTACGATGCTTTTTATCTGCTGGTGGGCTCCGTCGACTTCCGATAACACGAGGATTTGTTTAGTTTCCAGGAGCCGCTGGAAGGGGACGAGGACTCTGAGAACGACGTCCATCCGCCCATGATGGTTCCTGTGGCCGACCTATTAAATCACGTGGCGCAGCACAACGCGCAGTTAGAGTTCACGCCGGTGAGTTCTGGCGTACGGTGTGACGCGCCAAGGGGTCGCAGCTTCTGATTTACTGATCGTTTGGGAAGTCGGGTGATTTTGCCTCCTTGgagacttgtttttttttgcatgacttTGCTTGGAATTGGCAGAATTCGGATTCTTTCTCTTGCCGCCCACCGTTAAAAGGGTGTTTGACCCGTGAAAGTCCCCCAAAATATCTCATGACTGACAGTAAGCTGCCTGGGGCAGTCTGATTGTACCCTATACCCCCACTGACCGTGCTCTGTACCCGCAGGAATGCCTCCGCATGACCACCACGCGCCCGGTCCAGGCCGGGCAGGAGCTCTTCAACACGTACGGGCAGATGGCAAACTGGCAGCTCTTGCACATGTACGGCTTCTCAGAGGAACATCCACAGAACAGCAATGAGACTGCCGATATTCAGATGAAGACCCTCCGGGAGGCTGCCCTGCAAGGTTAGTGGAAGCGTGGCCTATCCCACACTCACATCTACCCTATCCCACACCCGCACTCACAATACGTCTTCCACATGACTCCAGCATCTGAGTTAAACACCAAACGAAGCTGCTGCTAGGCGTGCAGGATACGCTGTCTGCAGCTCTGTGCTAACCTTCccgtaatgtgtatatataaagggggtttattgccACCACAGCAGCTGACTGAGCAGGTGAACGCTTTATCGGCTGCCGCAGTGACAGGCGTTAAtataccctaaaaaaaaaaaaaaggccaaagataccttttttaaagttccatcgtgtcccttttgcaaatgcacagAGGGGATCTGCAGCATTCCCTATTTGCCCCTTCAGCCCCCAAGCTATTTTCGGTGAAGATGCAGGAGCTCCGTACACGATATGCTTGCCGCCAGTTGATTCCAGGGTCACGGTTCAGGGGAGACCCCCATATGTGGAAAGCGCACCGGCTGACTTGATTAGCAGCTGGCAGGAATCAGACCTTGCGGAAGCGGGTTGCTGtaatgctgcagcttctccctcacgcgtgctttttatttattcgtttGGTAAAGTCCTCACAGCGTACTCAACTCCCGGCTGAACCTACACACATTCTGCATTTGTTTTCATGCTCAGACACCCGTACCAA
The nucleotide sequence above comes from Spea bombifrons isolate aSpeBom1 chromosome 10, aSpeBom1.2.pri, whole genome shotgun sequence. Encoded proteins:
- the SETD6 gene encoding N-lysine methyltransferase SETD6 isoform X1, with product MGPENKKRKMGDSGAPGNSQRAPCPPRLPPLIQAGGGAEETGGACAVSGFLDWCKKMGVDLNHKVYISTYGTVSQYGMLAEDDLPAGEVLFRLPRSALLSQNTARICKLLEREQTVLDSTSGWVPLLLALMYEATDSTSPWAPYFGLWPELNPPDLPMFWSEDERRQLLQGTGVAEAVEKDLRNIEREYDSVVLPFIRRHPETFCAEKHSLDLYKRLVAFVMAYSFQEPLEGDEDSENDVHPPMMVPVADLLNHVAQHNAQLEFTPECLRMTTTRPVQAGQELFNTYGQMANWQLLHMYGFSEEHPQNSNETADIQMKTLREAALQVAGSEAERCRVNERWEFLRLIEMVGEDRAFVFGSKEVMTEEELQMCLKVLCMTAEEFEEFKENEGWEEDDEEEEEQTMTIQMLSRLPVCWRKLLHISATLTLETYATDLGTDHSAITDAAAYSKLSSREKHALQVRYGQKVILQQILEHTAC
- the SETD6 gene encoding N-lysine methyltransferase SETD6 isoform X2 produces the protein MAPCRSMACWQRTIYLPGRFCSVFPDLLFYPKTQRGFANYWKETVLDSTSGWVPLLLALMYEATDSTSPWAPYFGLWPELNPPDLPMFWSEDERRQLLQGTGVAEAVEKDLRNIEREYDSVVLPFIRRHPETFCAEKHSLDLYKRLVAFVMAYSFQEPLEGDEDSENDVHPPMMVPVADLLNHVAQHNAQLEFTPECLRMTTTRPVQAGQELFNTYGQMANWQLLHMYGFSEEHPQNSNETADIQMKTLREAALQVAGSEAERCRVNERWEFLRLIEMVGEDRAFVFGSKEVMTEEELQMCLKVLCMTAEEFEEFKENEGWEEDDEEEEEQTMTIQMLSRLPVCWRKLLHISATLTLETYATDLGTDHSAITDAAAYSKLSSREKHALQVRYGQKVILQQILEHTAC